The genomic stretch CACAAGTAAGTGTAGAAAATGAAGCTGGAGTAAAAGTAAATGGAACTTCATTGTTAAAATTACTTTCATTAGGTATAAAAAAAGGAAGTAAAATAACTGTATATGCTGATGGTGAAGATGAAAATGAAGCAGTTGATAAATTATCATCTCTTCTTGAAAACTTAAAAGACTAATTTTTTGTGTGAGGGAGGAGGAAAACTTCTCCCTTTTATTATATAAAATAAAAATTGGAGTGGGTCATGAAACAAGATAATTTTATAAAGGGGATTCCAGCTTCACCTGGAATAGCAATAGGAAAAGCTTTTCTATACAAAGAAAATAAATTAGAGATAATTGAAAAATCTAATTTATCAAAAGAAGAAGAAATTGAAAGATTAGTAAAGGGTAGAGAAATTGCTAAAAAACAACTAGAAGAAATAAAAGAAAATACTTTTAAGAAATTAGGACAAGATAAGGCTGATATCTTTAAAGGACATATCACTTTATTAGAAGATGAAGAATTATTTTCTGAAATTGACTCAAAAATTTCTCAAAAAAAATGTACAGCTGAATTTGCTTTAAATGAAGCTATTGATGAGTATGCAACTATGCTTGCAAACTTAGAAGATGCATATTTTAAAGAAAGAGCAGGAGATTTAAGAGATATAGGAAAAAGATGGCTATATGGTGTTATGAATATACAAATAGCTGATCTTTCTAAACTAGAACCTGAAACAATTATTGTAGCAAAGGAATTAAATCCTTCTGATACTGCACAAATAAATTTAGATAATGTTTTAGCTTTTGTAACAGAAATTGGTGGAAAGACTGCACACTCATCTATTATGGCAAGATCGTTAGAACTGCCGGCTGTTGTTGGAGTAGGAGCAGTTTTAAATGAACTAGAGGACAATCAAATTTTAATAGTTGATGCTATAAAAGGTGAAGTAATTGTTTCACCTGATGCAGAAACTTTACAATTATATAAAGAAAAAAGAGAAGGATTTTTAAAAGAAAAAGAGGAATTAAAGACTTTAAAAGATAAAGAAGCTGTTTCAAAAGATGGAATAAAAGTTGATGTTTGGGGAAATATAGGTTCTCCTAATGATGTAAAAGGAATTATTTCAAATGGTGGTTTTGGAATAGGACTTTACAGAACAGAATTTTTATTTATGGAGAAAGAATCTTTCCCTACAGAAGATGAACAGTTTGAAGCATATAAAATAGTTGCAGAAGAATTAAAAGGTTACCCTGTTACTATAAGAACTATGGATATAGGTGGAGATAAATCACTTCCATATATGGAACTTCCACATGAAGAAAACCCATTTTTAGGTTGGAGAGCAATAAGAGTTTGTTTAGATAGAGAAGAAATTTTAAGAACTCAATTTAAAGCCCTTTTAAGAGCTTCAAAATATGGGCAAATAAAAATAATGCTTCCTATGATAATGGATATAGTAGAAGTAAGAAAAGCAAAAGCTATTTTTGAAGAATGTAAAAGAGAATTAGAAGAAAAAGGAATAGAATTTGATAAAAATATTATGTTAGGAATAATGGTAGAAACTCCTGCTGTTGCATTTAGAGCAAAATATTTTGCAAAAGAATGTGACTTTTTTTCAATAGGAACTAATGATTTGACTCAATATACTTTAGCAGTAGATAGAGGAAATGAGAAAATTGCTAATCTATATGACACATATAATCCAAGTGTGTTACAAGCCATAAAGATGTTGATTGATGGAGCACATGAAGGTGGAATAAAAATTTCAATGTGTGGTGAATTTGCAGGAGATGAAAATGCAATTGCATTATTATTTGGAATGGGCTTAGATGCTTTTTCAATGTCAGGAATTTCAATTCCAAGAGTAAAAAGAATTCTAATGAAATTAGATAAAAAAGAATGTCAAGACTTAGTTGAAAGAGTTTTATCTTTATCAACAGCAATAGAAATTAAAGAAGAAGTTAGAAAATTTATGTCTAAAATATAAAAAAC from Fusobacterium hwasookii encodes the following:
- the ptsP gene encoding phosphoenolpyruvate--protein phosphotransferase; translation: MKQDNFIKGIPASPGIAIGKAFLYKENKLEIIEKSNLSKEEEIERLVKGREIAKKQLEEIKENTFKKLGQDKADIFKGHITLLEDEELFSEIDSKISQKKCTAEFALNEAIDEYATMLANLEDAYFKERAGDLRDIGKRWLYGVMNIQIADLSKLEPETIIVAKELNPSDTAQINLDNVLAFVTEIGGKTAHSSIMARSLELPAVVGVGAVLNELEDNQILIVDAIKGEVIVSPDAETLQLYKEKREGFLKEKEELKTLKDKEAVSKDGIKVDVWGNIGSPNDVKGIISNGGFGIGLYRTEFLFMEKESFPTEDEQFEAYKIVAEELKGYPVTIRTMDIGGDKSLPYMELPHEENPFLGWRAIRVCLDREEILRTQFKALLRASKYGQIKIMLPMIMDIVEVRKAKAIFEECKRELEEKGIEFDKNIMLGIMVETPAVAFRAKYFAKECDFFSIGTNDLTQYTLAVDRGNEKIANLYDTYNPSVLQAIKMLIDGAHEGGIKISMCGEFAGDENAIALLFGMGLDAFSMSGISIPRVKRILMKLDKKECQDLVERVLSLSTAIEIKEEVRKFMSKI
- a CDS encoding HPr family phosphocarrier protein gives rise to the protein MTSKTVEIVNETGLHTRPGNEFVSLAKTFSSQVSVENEAGVKVNGTSLLKLLSLGIKKGSKITVYADGEDENEAVDKLSSLLENLKD